The window TGTCTCCCTGACGAATATCATCAACAAGATCAACATTTTCGGTTACTTTACCAAAACAAGTGTGGTTACGGTCTAAATGTGCAGTATTTGTTCTGCTGTGGCAGATAAAAAATTGCGAACCACCTGTGTTGCGACCTGCATGTGCCATTGATAATACACCACGATCGTGATATTGGTTATCGCCATCTAATTCGCAATCGATTTTGTAACCAGGGCCACCAGTACCAGCTAAATGTGCAGTAGCGGGATCTTTTGAATTCGGACATCCACCCTGAACTACAAAGTTCGGAATTACACGGTGAAAAGTTACTCCATCATAAAAGCCTTCTTTAGCTAATTTTTTAAAGTTTGCAACGGCTTTTGGCGCATCATTATCGTAGAATTCTACGGTCATATCGCCTTTTTCTGTTTTTATTATTGCTTTACTCATCTTAATATCGGTACTATTTTTTTAAACCTGTTTACTTAAAAAGACCAAAGTATTTTTTAAGTAGAGGGCAAAAATAACAAAATTGTATAACTTATAACACCATTAAATTTTTCTATCCAGTATAAATGAGGTATTTTAGTATTTTAAGTAAACTGGTTTTGACAAAGAAATATTATATCCTCCTCATCTGTCTGCTTTGCTCTATGGGGCTTAAGGCTTCATCGTTATTAATTTATATGGATGAAGACCAAAAAAACCACCTTAAAGCATACGGCATTGCCTATTGGACCATTAGCAAACAAGTTGAGGTAGACTGGCTGTTAAATTACCGCGGAGGTAGCTTTCTCATTAAATACAATAAGGCGGTAGAAGATGAACTTAAAATAAGAGGAGTATCGTACGAGGTTATGGCCGATGGTAAAGTGGTTAGCTTATTAAACGAAATCAGCGATCCTTCGGTAAACATGGAAATGGTAAAGCTGGAGAAAACGCCAAAAATTGCCGTTTACTCGCCTAAAAGCAAATTGCCCTGGGATGATGCCGTTACCTTGGTTTTAACTTATGCCGAAATTCCGTACGATGTAATATACGATGACGATATTTTGCAGGATAAACTAAGTAAATATGATTGGCTCCACCTACACCATGAAGATTTTACTGGTCAGTACGGCCGGTTCTGGGCCAATTTCAGGTATGCTACCTGGTACCAGGAAGATGTAAAAAACCAGGAGACATTGGCCAAACGCATGGGTTATAAAAAGGTATCGGAAATGAAACTGGCCGTGGCCAAACACATTAAAGAGTATTGCGCTGGTGGGGGCTTCTTATTTGCCATGTGCTCGGGCACCGATAGTTTTGATATTGCCCTTGCAGCCGAAGGTGTGGATATTTGTGCCCAGATGTTTGATGGTGATGCGGCCGATCCGAATGCCCAAGCTAAGCTTGATTTTAATAAAACACTGGCTTTCCAGAATTTCAGGCTTGATAATAACCCCATGAATTACGAGTTTTCGGATATCGACGCCACTCAAACCCGCACACTTAACCAAACCAACGATTATTTTACGCTTTTCGATTTTTCGGCCAAATGGGACCTGGTACCAACCATGCTTACGCAAGACCACGATAAGGTAATTAAAGGTTTTATGGGGCAAACCACAGCATTTAAAAAAAGTCTTGTTAAAACGAGTGTAACGGTTTTAGGCGAAAACAAAGGTGCGGCTGAAGTACGCTACCTGCATGGCGAAATTGGTAAAGGGCAGTTTACTTTTTATGGCGGCCACGATCCGGAAGATTATCAGCATGCAGTAGGTGATCCGCCAACCGATTTAAACCTGCACCCTAATTCACCGGGCTATCGCCTCATTTTAAATAACGTACTTTTTCCTGCAGCCAAAAAGAAACCTCAAAAAACATAATTCTTCAGTAACTACTTTCTGGCATTCATCATTTCAGGCTAAAAAAAACTGTTTTGGCCCGAAATTCCTGTTATGTATACAATAGGGAACAAAAAACCATTGCGCAAAGCAATACCGTAATTATACTAATTCACTACAAATACACGCCTGTAAACCAACACATTACAACCTGTTTTGTAACACACTTGATACTTTGGCACAGCTTTTGGAAATGAGGCTTGTAATTAACAACAGGTTTAAAGCCTGAAATTTTTAAACAAGATCTTTCTAAAAGAAAAATATTATGAAAAAGTTATTATTAAGTGCATCAGTTATTTTATTAGCAACAGGTGCTTTCGCACAATCGACTACGGGTACTACTTCAAGATTTGGTATTAAAGCCGGAGTTAACTTAGCTAAAATTCATTCAAGTGGAGATAATGAATCTATCTACAATGACAATGCTAAAAACAATGTTGGCTATAATGTTACCGCTTTTGGAGATTTTGGTGTGGCTAACAACTTTTTTATCCAGCCCGGAATTTCATTGCAAAATAAAGGTGTAAAATTCGAAGGCACCAGTTCTGCAACTATAGGAGCTACGACTACAACTACTACATCATCAGTAAAAACGAATGTAATGGCTATTGAAGTACCGGTTAATGCGGTATTTAATATTCCAACCGGCGATGCTGGTGCAGTGCAAATTAGTGCCGGTCCGTATATTGGGTTTAACATTTCTGGTAAAAACAAAGGAAATACCACCACTACTACGGTAAATAACAACACCAACTCGAGTGTAACCAGTACCAGTAGTAATGACAGGGATTTAAGTTTTGGTAGTGCAAACGATAAAGATCAGAGCTCTACGGATTTTGGCGCAAACTTTGGTCTGTCTTACCGTACCTCATCTGGTTTCTTAGTGGGTGCCAATTATGGTTTAGGTTTATCTGATTTAACTCCAAAAGACAGACAAGCTAACAGCAATAAATTTACCAATCGCGTGTTAGGATTTACAGTAGGTTATTCTTTCTAAGCAATAACATACCTATGAAAAACAAAAACCTTCCCGGTGTAAAATCGGGAAGGTTTTTTTATGCTTTTTGATTAAGTTACCTAATCGTAAAAATTCCAACTAACACCAAATTTCAACAGGGCATCCTGCATCGGGTAGCGGTTTACTGTAAAGTACCCCTTTTGGAAAAGGCCCTGGTTTACGAAATCATATTTAACAAAGATATTGGCCCTTTTTAAATTTGCTTTAAAAAAGACATCGACAATTGGTTTCGACTGTAAATTAACCGGATTATCCTCATCGATATAAAACTGTGCAGTAGCCGGCGAATACAAATAATTTCCGTATTCTGAATTGTAGCGAACATCGAAGCCGATATTTGCCTTCAACACTTTAAAAAAGGTATTATTGAAATAAATGCTGTTATAGGTGTAAATTTCTGGTGTTCTTAAAACAGCATTTTTATCGGTTTTTTGGTAGGCTACGTAGTTTTCTAATGCAAACTTACCAAAGCGCCATTTCTTTAATACATCAATCCTGATTAAGCTGATATCTGCTGTGGCCTGTTTGGGTAGGATAGCCGTTGTACCGTTACTGTGGTCGGCAGCAAAATAAAGATAATTACTGGTTAAGAAATATTTTGCCCCTGCGGTAAGGTCATATTTATCGTTTATATAATTAAAAGACAGGTTCAGGATTTTGGTGTTTTTAAAATCGTTATTTGTCCATTTGTAGTGGTTACCATGGTAATAATCGTAAATCGCCGATGGGCTCTGGTTTTGTGCATAAGCTCCCAGTTCTATCCGGCCAATAGTTTTACCCAAAAGGATTTTACTTTTTGCCTCATACAGATAATCGCCGGCATTTTCGCCTTGCAGGATTTGCTGTAAGTCTAAATTAAAATCGACATTGCTGGAGAATCGGTAACCCGCAGCACCCAAAACCGTAATATTCTGGTAATAAGCCCTACTTTGCTCGTAGCTGGTACCATCTAATTTAAGTCCCAGAAATTCATGTTTGTAATAATCGTGCCTGATCCCTGCATCTACCTTTAGCTCATTTTTAATTACCGACGAGTTTTTAGGCCGTAAAAAGAAACTGTAAATAAACTCATTTTTAACATGCAACACACGGGTCGAATCGTTGGTAAAGGTAGTACTGGCAATTCCCGGAGGCAGCACATTGTTTACATCGGTTTCGTTCTTTAAAAAATCGTAGGTATTGGTATTGTATTCAAAAGTATGGGTAAGCTTATTGGTTGGTAAAACCGCATTATTAGCATTGGCTGAGGTATCGATACGGCCCACGTAATAAGTCTGCTTTAAAAACAAGGTATTTTTCTTATAGATATTCCTGGCTGATGACAGATTTACTGGTTCGGCCTCCCTGCTAATGGTTGAATAATCGGGATTAAATATCTGTTTGGCCGAAGTTACCGATCCATTCTCGTAGCCACGCATGGTATTGAAAATTGCCGAAGCCCACATATTATAACGCTTGCTTGGCGATTGATACCACGAAAACACTGCTACATTTAAGTTATCGCCACGCTGCCTTGCATAAAAACCCTTGGAGTCGCCACGGTTAAAATTCACTCCAACATTCCAGTTTCGCTTAATATTTTGAGTATGAATAGCCCTGAAAAGCTGCTCCTTTTGACCCGCGCTTACAAAATATAAGCTTGTAAAAGGCGTTCGAGCCTGATAGTAAATAATATCTTCGGGCGTTAAGGCATAATAATCGAGCGAGTGGAAGCCCACATCAAAACCAATACGCTTGCTCGGTTCAAATAACAAAGGTCTGGCCGAAAGCCCCATATTACCATTGCTGATGGTGGGGTGTGTAGGTTGCAAAAGCGGACTATAATTCTGAATATTGGTAGTAGAGGTATCGAGCGGCAGCAGCACAATACTATCTTTGGTTAAAGATAGCTTGGTAAAGCGGATGTATTTAGCCGTAAAAACTACCGAATCCTTGCCTCCATCCAGCTTTTTTCTAACCGAATCGAGTTCTTTATTGGTACCAACACTTGTTTTTAAATCTTGTGCAAAGGCTTTGTTGATGCCCATGAGCACGATAATCAAAAAACAGATCTGAACAATATTACGCATCTTATAGTTCGGCAATTAAGCGGGTTAAAATTTCGGTCATTTTAGGCTCCGCCTTTGCTGCAGCCTCTAAAATTTCGTCAAGGTTAAAAGGTTGTAAATCTTCCGGAAATCCCTCATCCGTTAATACCGAAATGGCAAAAACAGGTAAACCGGCATGGTTAGCCACAATAACTTCGGGCACTGTACTCATGCCCACTGCATCGGCGCCAATTAAACGCAGGTATTTATACTCAGCCTTGGTTTCTAAATTAGGACCAGAAACGGCTACATAAACACCTTTATGGCATTTTACATCAACATTTTTGGCTATTTCTAAAGCTTTGGCAATAATAGAACGTTTATATGGCTGGCTCATATCCGGAAAACGCGGTCCAAGTTCGCTTTCAATTAAGCCTCTTAATGGATTATCGGGTTGCAGGTTAATATGATCTTCAATAATCATTAAATCACCTTTTTTAAACTCTGGGTTTAAAGAACCCGCAGCGTTAGAAACAATCAGGTTTTCGATGCCCAAACCTTTCATTACACGCACCGGAAAAGTAATTTGCTGCATACTATAACCTTCGTAATAGTGCAAACGCCCCTGCATAGCCACAATTTTTTTTCCGTTTAAAGTCCCGAAAATGAGTTTTCCGCTATGAAATTCAAGCGTAGAAATCGGGAAATTCGGGATATTAGAATACATAAGCTGGTGCTCGACTTCGATATCTTTAACCAGCCCGCCAAGCCCTGTACCTAAAACAATACCTATTTCTGGTTTAAAATTCTCTGTTTTACGTTTTATATATTCAACGGTTTCTTCTATTGCTCTTAACATAATTTAAAATGAGTTCGTCAAAGATAATCTTATCTTCTTCAAATAATTCAACCTCAATGGGTAAATAATATACGGGTAAATTTACCAGTAAATCTTCAAATCCGGTAGCTCTTAAACGTTTGCTATCCTTTTCTGTTGTGATGATGATTTTTTCTTTTTTTATTCCTGCTTCAAAAGCCGTTTTTAGCTTGCTGAGATCGGTATGCTTAAAGGCATAATGATCTCTGAACGCTTCGTGTTTAATGCTTTGGGTATATTTCTGGAGCTCTTCTATTAAGGGTTCTGGATTGGCAATTCCTGTTAGCAGGAAAACTTCATAATCTTTAACCGATTCAAGCGGCCTGCTTTCTTCCCGGTACAGGTGTTGTAGCTGACCATACTTTAAATAAGCATGCAAGACCGGCTGGTTATTGTTGGGCTGTAATTCGTTTACAGATGCCTGTTGCGCCACATGTAGCAAAGGCACCGGCGACTTGGTAACCAAAAGCACATCGGCCCTTGTGCGCGAAGCAAAAACATCCCTTAAATTTCCTGCAGGCAATAAAAACTGTAAAATGCCCAGTTTTCTGAACTCGAAAAGCAGAATATTAAAACCTGCTCTTATTGCCCGGTGTTGAAAAGCATCATCCAGAATAATTACATCGTGATCGTTTTGCAATTGCCTTACTCCAGCCACCCGATCTTCGCAAACGGCTACCGTAACTTCCTTAAATTTTTGATAGTACTGCAATGGCTCGTCGCCTATTGTTTCGGCTGTAGCATCGGCATCGGCCAGGATAAAGCCTTTGGTTTTACGTCCATATCCCCTGCTTAAAATAGCAACTTTATAATTGGCCAGCAACCTCACCAAATATTCGGTTGTAGGTGTTTTTCCAGAACCACCAACAGCCAGGTTACCAACACAAATTACTGGCAGATCGAATGATACGCTGCGCATGATCCCCCAATCGTATAGCTTTTTCCGGAGAATAACAGCCATTCCATAAATAAATGAAAAAGGGAGGAGCAGAAGGCGTAAATAATTAACTAGCATAGTGTCGTGGATTCAAAAATACTGATTATTTAAAAAAGAAAGGCATGGCACTCACCATTACCATTAAAGCAACCTTTGGTAATTAAAAATGTTTTGCTTTCTTCCCATTGTGCATATGGTATTTAACCATCGTACAACATTTAAATTGATAAGCCTGAATTTTCTTTTTATACTTGTTGTTCTATCAAAACATAAACGCATGTCTCCAAATAAACGCTTAGTAGTTGGTCAGGGTCAGATTAGTGGCTATATTTCTATATTTTTAGCTGTTCTGGCTTTACTGGGTATCCTCTGTTTTCATTATCCCGAGAAACTTACCACACCCGAATTCCGTGAGGTTTACACGAAAGACAGTATGGAGGTTTTAATGTTGGGCGGGGTAATTGCGTCTTTCTTCTTTTCGGCGTTAAGTATTGTTTTAAGCAAAAAATTAAAGTGGGCCTGGCCAGGTTTTTTATTGGCTGCACTTGCTGTATTATTGGGCGCTGTAACCGTTGAAGGTAGAGATGTTGCCAAATCGAACTGGCATTTTGGTTTAGACTGGATGATTTTAGATTTACTCTTAATGGTAGCCATTTTTGTCCCGCTGGAGTTGTTTTTCCCGAAAAATACCAATCAGACCAAATTCCATGAAGAGTGGCGTACCGATTTAACCTATTTTGTAATCAGCCATCTATTTATCCAGTTTTTTGGCATTGTTACGCAAAAACCTGCGGTGTTGTTTTTTGGCTGGTTGGGTTTAGATAAAATCCATACCTGGGTGCAAGGCCTACCTTTTGCCGTAGCGCTTTTTCTCGCTTTCCTCAGCACCGATTTATTTCAATATTGGGCGCACCGCTTTTTTCATACTAGGGTGTCTCTATGGCGTTTTCATTCAATACATCATTCTACACAGAATATGGATTGGCTGGCCGGAAGCCGCACGCATTTTATCGATATCTTTTTTACCCGTGCCATGACTTTTATTCCCTTATATATACTGGGGTTTTCGTCAACGGTATTTAATGTTTACATCATTTTTATTGCCATTCATGCAGTTTTAATCCACGCCAATACTCGGATTAATTTTGGGCCGTTGAAATACATCTTCACCACACCACAATACCATCACTGGCACCATTGCGAAGACCCTAAATATTATGGACATAATTTCGCATCGATATTTCCATTTATTGATATGCTGTTCGGCACCTATTATTTACCTGGAAAGGAATGGCCTGCCGGAACAGGCGTGCACGAAGCTGCTTACCCAAAAGGATTTGTGAAACAAACCATTTATCCATTTACCAAAAGCCCTTTCGATACTGATCTGAATATGGAAGAGCGGAGCGATAGGTAAACTTATTGGATGATTAAAGTGGTTGGTGGAGACACCAACCACCAGCGACCTGCTTAGCGGTCGGTGTCCTCACCTACCGCCCAAAAAGATCAGCTTATCGTCTGCGCTAAACCTCTTCTTTCGCCTCTACCCTCGGTGGCATTAATTTATAAACCACTGGTGTAACAATCCGTGATAGCAAAGTAGAACTAATTAAACCACCAATCATAACTATTGCCAGCGGCGAAATAAGTGGATTGCTTGACAGTGCGATAGGCAACAAACCTCCAATGGCTGTGAATGTAGTTAAGATAATTGGCAGGAATCTGATTTCGCCTGCTTCTTCAATGGCCTGATTTAAAGGCATTCCCTCACTGCGCAACTGATTGGTAAAATCGACTAGTAAGATGGTGTTTTTCACTTCGATACCCGCCAAAGCCACAATACCGATGGTAGCCACAAATGATAACGAATTACCAGTAACCATAAGCGCCAGTACAGCCCCCACAATACCAAGCGGAATAACCGACAGTACAATAAGCGTACTTTTAAAAGTTTTAAACTCCAGCACCAGCACAGCAATAAAAAGGAAAAGGGTAACCAGCAAGATGCTGCCAAAACCACCAAACGACTGGTTTCGGCTTTCTATTTCCCCGCCCATTTCAAAGGTGTAACCCTCAGGCAGTTTCAGGTTTTTCATTTGCGCTTCTACATCCTGAATCACCTTATCGTTCAAAAAACCTTTCTGCACAAATGCATTGACCGAAATGGTACGGGTTTTATTGTAGTGATTAATGCTCAAAGGTGAAGTTTCGAGCTTTAACGAAGCCACCTGAAGTAAAGGGATCGAGGTACCCTGATTATTATTGATGTACAGGTTATTAAAAACCGTCAAATCTGGATAAGATGGCCGTTTAGTGGTAAGCAGGATATTGTAATCATCGCCGTTAGATTTTGGATTGATGAATTTTCCTACTTCCAATCCAGCCACAGCCATGCGTACAGTCCGGTCGATATTAACAGTCGGAATGCCCAGTGCCTGTGCTTTATCTTTATTGATATCGACTTTAATATCAGATTTTAAATTTTTGAGCGGGTTGTTTACATAAATGGTTCCGGCGGTTTTAAGCAACACGTTTTCTACACGTCCACCAATATTTCTTAAGGTATCTAAATTATCTCCCAGCAAACGCACCTCAACAGGCGAAATAATTGGCTGCCCTTGCTCAAAGTCTTTAACTTCTACTTTTGCACCCGGATAGGGTGTCCATTTTTTACGCAACATTTCGATAATTTCGATCTTGCGATCGGATTTGATATCGGGTTGCAGCAACACAAAAAGCTCCGAAAAGTCGGTTCTTTCATTTTGTGGCAACACATTGTAATAAATCCGGGGATTACCTTTCCCAACATTCGAAGCAAAGTACTTTACTTCAGGAATCTTTTTCAGCTCCCTTTCTATTGCTTTCGTAACCGAATCGGTATAATTCAGGTTCGATTGCAGCGGTGTAGAGATATTGATTAAAAACTGCGGTTTTTCTGAGGCCGGGAATAAACTGAAGCCAATAACCGGAATAAGCATAATAGACCCCACAAAAATAGCCAAGGCTATAACAATGGTTAAAATTGGTTTCGCCAAAGCCTTATCCAGCAATTTCGAATAAGAGCCATGGATAATTTTCTGTAAAGTGCGCAGGAAAATATTGCCATTGGCATCGGCATGTGGCTTTAACAATTTGCTCGATAAAAAGGGAACCACTGTTAAGGCCACCAGCATGGAGGCAATAACCGAACAAATTACGGCTACCGGTAAACTTCTGATAAATTCGCCCGATGCTTCGGGTAAAAACATTAAAGGCATAAAAGCAATAATCAATGTGGCCGTACAACCCATTACTGCCATACCAATTTGTTTGGTTGCTTTCAGCGTAGCATCAAGCCGGCTATGACCATCGCGCATCCAGCGTTCAATGTTTTCTACCACCACAATACTATCATCAACCAATAAGCCCAGCGATACCACCAAGCCTACAATACTCAGTTGATTTAAACTAAAGCCTAATACGCTTAGCAAAACCACACCGATAGCCAGCGATAGCGGAATAGAAACCATCACCACAATAGAGGCCCTTGTACCCAGAGGCAAAAGTGTAACCAAAACCAACAAAATGGCAATCAGGAAATCTGTTCCCAGCCCCCCAAACGACTGTTTACATTATCGGCCTGATCGAACATTAACTGCTGATCAATATTGGCTGGCAGGGTTTTCCCGAATTTCTCTATTACCGGCAAATAGGCTTTCTGGGCAGCGGTAATGTTTCCGCCCGATTTTTGTGCAGCCACTACAAAAACGCAGCGGTGTCCGTTTAAACGGGTAATGTCTTTTTCCTGCGAATAATCGAAATACACATCGGCGATATCTTTTAAAGCCGTATTTTTGCCGTTACCGCTAAAAACAACCGTATTTTTAATTTCATCGATATTCTGATAGTTACCACTGGTTTTAATGTTGAATGATTTAGTACCCGCATTTACGCTTCCACCAGGAATATTGGCCACCTCACTTTGAATAGCATTGACAATAAAAGTAACCGGAATGTGCAGTTGTGCCAGCTTTTCAAGGTTTAAATCTACCCGCACCAGCTGATCGGGCAAACCCATAATTTCTACATTTTTTAAAAACGGGATTTTCTCCAGTTCTGACTGCAAATCTTCTGCTTTGGTTTTCAGCTTATCGCGCGATGCATTTTCAGAAACCAACGCAATCTGCAAAACATTTACATCTGAGGGGGAAACCTTTTGCACTTCCATGCTGTAAATTTCCTGGGGGAGATTTGCCCGCTCACTGTTCACTTCGCGCACCAGCTCCTGGTATTTATCATCTACATTTACGGCATATTTATACTCTACAAAAAGTACAGCCAAGCCATCACGAATGGTGGTTTTGATGGTCTTGATATCGTCCAATCCATAAATAGTTTTCTCTAGAGGCTTTACCACCAATTCCTCCATATCCTTCGGACTAGCCCCTGGATATACCACCACCACGGGATAGTTTGGCGCATTCATGTCGGGATCTTCCGATCGCGGCATATTGAATATTGTGGTAATACCCAGCGCCAAAACCATGAGCACCATGATCAGGGTAAACTGGTAATTTTTTACAGCGTATTCTGATATTTTCATCTTATTAGCTATGATGTGTATATTATTCCTTCGGTGTGATTACACCGATTTTAATGGGTCAGTTCCTCACAGTTCATATAAAATCGCATCTACCCCTTGAAATCTTGCTTTCAGCTCTAGTTATTTAATCTTTAGTCTTACTTAACCACCTTAATCTTCGAACCATCAGTTAAATAAGCGCTACCCGAAACAATTAAGCCTGTTGCATTTTCTAAACCGCCACTAATTGTAATTTTGTCATTTTGGATAGCCCCTAACCGAACCTTTACTTTTTGGGCGGTTTTATTGTCATTTGTAATAAAAACATAACCCTCGTTTTCACCACCGTCTAAAAGCGCATCGTAAGGAATGGTATAACCGCTACTTGTTTTGGTTGGGATAATGGTAGCCTTACCAAATAAGCCTGCAGCAAGCCCCTGAATTTTCGAATCGCTTAAGCTTAGCTCTACACCAAAAGTTCCACTTTGCGGGTCTATACCCTCAGCCTTACGAGTTACTTTTGCATTTAATGTTTGATTGGGTAGCGCATCGGTAGTAATGGTAGCGCCATCGCCTATTTTTAAAGCAGCCCATTGCACATCACTCAAACCAACTTTTAAAATCCATTTACTTTGTTTTGCTCCGTTTATCTGTAAAATCGGGGTTCCTGGCCCTACTACCTGACCATCGTTAGCCAATTTTTTAAGCACAAAACCACTACTGGTTGCCCTGATTTCGGAATAATTCTGATTGAATTTTACCGCATCCAATTGTTGTTTGGCCACCTGCAATGCGGTTTTGGCATTTTGCATCTGCTCTAAGGTGGCCACACTATCTTTATACAGTTTGCTTGCCCGACTGTAATCGCGTTCGGCTTTTTGGTATGATAAATTTACCTGCTGCACCTGGGCCGAAATTTCGGTCTGGTTCACAGTAGCCAGTAATTGTCCCTGGTGCACGGCATCGCCCTCTTTTACCAAAATCCGGTTAATGATGCCTCCGTTTTTAAACGAAAGAAAAGTTTCGTCGTTGGTGGTAAACTGTCCGGAAGCTGCAATGGCATGGTTGGCATCTTCAACTTTTAGTACCATTACCTGAACTGGTATGGTGTCTTGAGTACCGACATTATTGTTATCGGTTTTATGACTGCCGCAGGCACTTATTGTAAAACCTGCAGCAAGCAGGGCTGAATAAATAAATATCTTCTTCATAAAATTAATTTATTGAATAGGTTGCGGTTTCGCGCTCAACATCGGCCATTGCCGATAAAACTTTATACCTGTTTATGTTTACTAAAAGTTGGGCTGAAGTATATTGGTTGCGGGCATCGATGGTTTCTATAAAAGAATTTGTACCTGCTCTATACCCTTTTTCGATCAGACGCTGGTAGCTTGATGCCGCCTCGAACTGCTTGAGTGAAGATTGGTAGGTTTGGTAGGCTGCCCTTAAATTATTTTGCGCTGTTTTGGCCGAAAGATTTAACTGTTGTGCTGCCAGATTGGCATTCAGCTCGGCATTTTTAAGATCGAGGTTACTTTGTTTGATTTTAAAGTTGTTACGGTTTCCGGTAAAAATCGGAATATCGAGCTGCAAACCAATCATATAGTAGCGGGTATTATCGTTAAAGTGAAAACCTTCTGATTGCGAGCCCAGGTCGACAAAACCACCCAGTTTCGGTACTGCAAACTGCCTGTTCATTTTAAGTGCAGTTTTGTTGATGTTGATCAGCTGGCCTAAAGCCTTTAATTCTTCCCTCTCACCTGTTACCGATAAATCAGCAATCAGTGCAGGAGCTTTATTCAGATCGGCCTGGTTATCAAAATTCGCATCAATCTTTTCGTTTGCATCACGATTTAAGAGGAAATTAAAATACATGCGGGCATTGATTACTTGCTGATCAGCCGCAACCAATTGTGCGTTCACATTTTCTACTTCGCTTTTCGAACGCAAAACATAGGCTGGTAAACCTTTTCCCCCATCAAGCAGTTTTTCGTTTACCCGCAAACCTTCATTCGCCAGCTGCAAACCCGATTTATAAATATCAACTGCTTGTAAAGCATTCTGATAATTGTAATAGGCTGTTTTAATGCTCCGCACTAAATCGCGTTTGTAAATCTGCACTTCAAATTCCTGCAGAGTTACCTGTTGTGCCGATAATTGTTTATTATAACCTAAATCGGTATTAATAATCGGTACCGTTGTTCTTACTTTGGCATCGTAATAATTCTTTGGCAGGAAGTTAATGCTCTGGTTTTCCATCAAAGGAAAGTTGTTGGTGGCTGTCAATTTATTCAAGGTAGAGTAAACCGGATTTAACAGGTCGCCAAGCGGCAAGGGGATGTTACGTCCTCCATCAGCAGTAGACCAGGTGGTAGAAAAAGCAACAGTCGGAAGATATAAACTCCTGGCCGTTTTTAATGCCAGCTGAGCCTTATCTAACGAAATGTTTTTTTGTTGCAAAACGATATTGTTTTTAAACGCTTCTACTACATAAGCATCCAGCAACTGTTGGGCATTTGCGGTTGAGGCTAAAACCGTAACCGAGAAAAACAACAAACCAAATAACTTCGTTCTCATAATTAACAGTGTTAACTTAATGTTATTTTAAACTATTCAACATGGCAATAAAGCCATCAAAAGTTTT is drawn from Pedobacter sp. HDW13 and contains these coding sequences:
- a CDS encoding efflux RND transporter permease subunit codes for the protein MKISEYAVKNYQFTLIMVLMVLALGITTIFNMPRSEDPDMNAPNYPVVVVYPGASPKDMEELVVKPLEKTIYGLDDIKTIKTTIRDGLAVLFVEYKYAVNVDDKYQELVREVNSERANLPQEIYSMEVQKVSPSDVNVLQIALVSENASRDKLKTKAEDLQSELEKIPFLKNVEIMGLPDQLVRVDLNLEKLAQLHIPVTFIVNAIQSEVANIPGGSVNAGTKSFNIKTSGNYQNIDEIKNTVVFSGNGKNTALKDIADVYFDYSQEKDITRLNGHRCVFVVAAQKSGGNITAAQKAYLPVIEKFGKTLPANIDQQLMFDQADNVNSRLGGWEQIS
- a CDS encoding sterol desaturase family protein yields the protein MSPNKRLVVGQGQISGYISIFLAVLALLGILCFHYPEKLTTPEFREVYTKDSMEVLMLGGVIASFFFSALSIVLSKKLKWAWPGFLLAALAVLLGAVTVEGRDVAKSNWHFGLDWMILDLLLMVAIFVPLELFFPKNTNQTKFHEEWRTDLTYFVISHLFIQFFGIVTQKPAVLFFGWLGLDKIHTWVQGLPFAVALFLAFLSTDLFQYWAHRFFHTRVSLWRFHSIHHSTQNMDWLAGSRTHFIDIFFTRAMTFIPLYILGFSSTVFNVYIIFIAIHAVLIHANTRINFGPLKYIFTTPQYHHWHHCEDPKYYGHNFASIFPFIDMLFGTYYLPGKEWPAGTGVHEAAYPKGFVKQTIYPFTKSPFDTDLNMEERSDR
- the lpxK gene encoding tetraacyldisaccharide 4'-kinase, with amino-acid sequence MAVILRKKLYDWGIMRSVSFDLPVICVGNLAVGGSGKTPTTEYLVRLLANYKVAILSRGYGRKTKGFILADADATAETIGDEPLQYYQKFKEVTVAVCEDRVAGVRQLQNDHDVIILDDAFQHRAIRAGFNILLFEFRKLGILQFLLPAGNLRDVFASRTRADVLLVTKSPVPLLHVAQQASVNELQPNNNQPVLHAYLKYGQLQHLYREESRPLESVKDYEVFLLTGIANPEPLIEELQKYTQSIKHEAFRDHYAFKHTDLSKLKTAFEAGIKKEKIIITTEKDSKRLRATGFEDLLVNLPVYYLPIEVELFEEDKIIFDELILNYVKSNRRNR
- a CDS encoding efflux RND transporter permease subunit produces the protein MVTLLPLGTRASIVVMVSIPLSLAIGVVLLSVLGFSLNQLSIVGLVVSLGLLVDDSIVVVENIERWMRDGHSRLDATLKATKQIGMAVMGCTATLIIAFMPLMFLPEASGEFIRSLPVAVICSVIASMLVALTVVPFLSSKLLKPHADANGNIFLRTLQKIIHGSYSKLLDKALAKPILTIVIALAIFVGSIMLIPVIGFSLFPASEKPQFLINISTPLQSNLNYTDSVTKAIERELKKIPEVKYFASNVGKGNPRIYYNVLPQNERTDFSELFVLLQPDIKSDRKIEIIEMLRKKWTPYPGAKVEVKDFEQGQPIISPVEVRLLGDNLDTLRNIGGRVENVLLKTAGTIYVNNPLKNLKSDIKVDINKDKAQALGIPTVNIDRTVRMAVAGLEVGKFINPKSNGDDYNILLTTKRPSYPDLTVFNNLYINNNQGTSIPLLQVASLKLETSPLSINHYNKTRTISVNAFVQKGFLNDKVIQDVEAQMKNLKLPEGYTFEMGGEIESRNQSFGGFGSILLVTLFLFIAVLVLEFKTFKSTLIVLSVIPLGIVGAVLALMVTGNSLSFVATIGIVALAGIEVKNTILLVDFTNQLRSEGMPLNQAIEEAGEIRFLPIILTTFTAIGGLLPIALSSNPLISPLAIVMIGGLISSTLLSRIVTPVVYKLMPPRVEAKEEV